A genome region from Chryseobacterium sp. G0186 includes the following:
- the cobT gene encoding nicotinate-nucleotide--dimethylbenzimidazole phosphoribosyltransferase: protein MLTTELQRTIDFKTKPLGALGHLEHLAHKIGMVQKTIYPKLSHPHMVVFAADHGIATAGVSAYPQEVTYQMVMNFLGGGAAINVFCRQNGIEIKIVDAGVNFDFPEGLNLIDHKVRKSSRNILEEPAMTLEEYEKTLENGRSVIAEIIQTGCNIIGFGEMGIGNTSASSLMMSKLFDLPIVSCIGRGTGLNDDQLQNKISILSTAIEKYPDTKTPDEIAQTFGGLEIAQMIGAMEEAFRQNMLIMVDGFIATVAIATAWKKNPEILNNCIFCHVSDENAHLQLLDLLGQKALLNLNLRLGEGTGCALAYPIIQSAVNFLNEMSSFEDAHVSNKE, encoded by the coding sequence ATGTTGACAACCGAACTACAGCGTACCATAGATTTTAAGACAAAACCTTTAGGAGCATTGGGACATCTGGAGCATCTTGCCCATAAAATAGGGATGGTTCAAAAAACAATTTATCCTAAACTATCCCACCCTCATATGGTAGTTTTTGCTGCTGATCATGGCATTGCAACTGCTGGGGTGAGTGCCTATCCACAGGAAGTTACCTATCAGATGGTGATGAATTTTCTAGGTGGTGGAGCTGCCATTAACGTTTTTTGCAGACAAAATGGAATTGAAATTAAGATCGTAGATGCCGGTGTCAATTTTGATTTTCCGGAAGGATTGAATTTAATAGATCATAAAGTCAGAAAATCAAGCCGTAATATTCTGGAAGAGCCTGCAATGACATTGGAAGAGTATGAGAAAACTCTGGAAAACGGACGTTCAGTAATTGCAGAAATTATACAAACAGGGTGCAATATCATTGGTTTTGGGGAGATGGGAATTGGAAACACTTCCGCTTCTTCACTGATGATGAGTAAATTATTCGATTTACCGATTGTAAGCTGCATCGGACGTGGGACTGGATTGAATGACGATCAGTTACAGAACAAGATCAGTATTTTGTCAACTGCAATAGAAAAATATCCTGATACTAAAACGCCTGATGAAATTGCCCAGACCTTTGGTGGATTGGAAATTGCCCAGATGATAGGGGCTATGGAAGAAGCCTTCCGTCAGAATATGTTGATTATGGTAGATGGGTTTATTGCTACAGTCGCCATAGCCACAGCATGGAAAAAGAATCCGGAAATACTGAACAATTGTATATTCTGCCACGTAAGTGATGAAAATGCCCATCTTCAATTGTTAGATTTATTGGGACAAAAAGCCTTGCTGAATCTTAATTTACGTTTAGGAGAGGGAACTGGTTGCGCGCTGGCATATCCCATTATTCAAAGTGCGGTTAATTTTTTGAATGAAATGTCAAGTTTTGAAGATGCCCATGTTTCAAATAAAGAATAA
- a CDS encoding adenosylcobinamide-GDP ribazoletransferase translates to MKTIKNELIYFATALMFFTRIPVPFTIPYSNEIMNKSQKYFAWVGLLVGLINAVILYLSFQLFNLEIGIILMMISSVLLTGAFHEDGFTDVCDSFGGGYGKEKILTIMKDSRVGAYGAVGIVLLFALKFFSIQALGTIDLLKTLGIIVLAHTSSRFIAGTMIYTHQYVTDIDVSKSKPLANKPLDGRSLLVGLISVLLSFTLVPDWRLLLALALAYVGKICMGWYFKKHIGGYTGDCLGSVQQVCEVLFYLGTMIVWKFI, encoded by the coding sequence ATGAAGACCATAAAAAATGAACTGATCTATTTTGCAACGGCATTGATGTTTTTCACAAGAATTCCGGTTCCGTTTACCATACCGTATTCCAATGAGATTATGAATAAATCTCAGAAATATTTTGCCTGGGTAGGGCTGTTGGTAGGGCTGATTAATGCAGTTATTCTGTATCTTTCTTTTCAGCTTTTCAACCTTGAAATAGGGATTATTCTGATGATGATCAGCAGTGTTTTACTGACCGGAGCGTTTCATGAGGACGGATTTACCGATGTTTGTGACAGTTTTGGAGGCGGATATGGAAAAGAGAAGATCCTCACCATTATGAAAGACAGTAGAGTGGGAGCTTATGGAGCTGTAGGAATTGTTTTACTGTTTGCTCTAAAATTCTTTAGTATTCAGGCTTTGGGAACTATTGATCTGCTTAAAACCTTAGGAATTATTGTTCTGGCGCATACCTCAAGCCGGTTTATTGCCGGAACGATGATCTATACCCATCAATATGTTACAGATATTGACGTAAGTAAATCTAAGCCTCTGGCGAATAAGCCCTTGGATGGGAGGTCTCTGTTGGTAGGACTTATCAGTGTTTTACTGTCCTTTACTTTGGTTCCGGATTGGCGTTTGCTATTGGCCCTTGCACTGGCATATGTAGGGAAGATCTGCATGGGGTGGTACTTTAAAAAGCATATCGGTGGTTATACCGGAGATTGTCTGGGATCTGTACAACAGGTTTGTGAGGTCTTATTTTATTTAGGAACAATGATCGTATGGAAATTCATCTGA